The following coding sequences are from one Pararge aegeria chromosome W unlocalized genomic scaffold, ilParAegt1.1 SUPER_W_unloc_3, whole genome shotgun sequence window:
- the LOC120636818 gene encoding proton-coupled amino acid transporter-like protein pathetic, translated as MLEWRPLTGKLSVGRPPTRWTGDIKWETLETTGQELFIVELLKKDLPSLQKTCLSGLYMVLASVTDYKLSMSILILIITAPLIALCLIRSLKYLAPFSLVADLIIVTCVLTTITHGLLRFLGICIYSINGIGVTLPIENNMRRPVYFRAVLQWGMPFVVTLVMIIGFFGYWAWGEPCRSPFTVHMPSNTRRGVWERLYRTVYVFMISCLSIAFPNMSNWMSFSAAGSWVLRVDVRSH; from the exons atgctagaatggcgacccctCACAGGTAAactcagcgttggtcggcccccaacgaggtggacaggcgacatcaaATGGGAGACGTTGGAAACAACCGGCCAAGAACTGTTTATTGTGGAACTGCTTAAAAAAGACCTGCcatccttacaaaagacctgtcTAAGCGGTCTCTACATG GTACTTGCATCAGTAACAGATTATAAGTTATCAATGAGCAttcttattttgataataactgCGCCACTGATTGCTCTGTGCTTGATAAGAAGTTTGAAATATTTAGCGCCGTTTTCATTAGTTGCCGATTTAATTATTG TTACATGCGTCCTAACCACGAT TACGCATGGTTTACTCCGTTTCCTTGGCATATGCATATATAGCATCAACGGAATAGGCGTGACTCTACCTATTGAGAACAATATGCGGAGACCGGTGTATTTCAGGGCTGTTTTGCAATGgg GTATGCCATTTGTAGTAACATTGGTCATGATAATTGGATTCTTCGGTTACTGGGCTTGGGGAGAACCGTGCCGCTCCCCGTTCACAGTTCACATGCCTTCGAATAC GAGGCGTGGAGTATGGGAACGTTTATATAGAACTGTATACGTGTTCATGATATCGTGTCTGTCAATAGCATTTCCGAATATGAGCAATTGGATGAGTTTT